Sequence from the Rhodanobacteraceae bacterium genome:
GAGTTTGGACCCCTGCCCCGTGTCCCGTGTCCCGTGTCCCGTGCCCCGTTCCCCGCATCCTTGCCGAGTGTCGCCGTTATTCGAAGCCGTTGGCGAACACGCTGTCCGGTATCGACAGTTCAACCTCCACCGCACCCTTGTCGCACTGGGCCGTGCCGCTGTTGTCGCCGTCCTGCGGGCGAGCGATGCCGCGCTGATCGCTGCCGAGGCAAAGCAGGTCCGAGCCACTGTCGATCAATGGGCTACCTGCCTGCGGCAGATGGGTGCGGGTGCCGCCGCCGTTGTCGGCCAGGGCCGCCAGTCCCGCCGGCACACCGAGCACATCGCCGCTGCCGCTGCTGAATCCGCAGCTGGAGCTGGGCGCCTCCAGATGATTGGAGGCCAGGTTGATGTTGGTCAGCGAGGCGCTGTTGCTGCAGTCATCGACCGTGCTGCCATTGCCGACCAGATTGCCGGCAAAGGCGCTGTTCTGGACCAGTCCGAAATTGCCCTCCATGCGCAGGCCGCCGCCGACGCCCGCGGCGTTGCCGTCGCTGTCGGCGCGGTTGTCGGCCAGGGTCACGTTGATCAGGTTGATGCGGCCGCTGGCGGTGGTCGAGAGCACGCCGCCGCCATTGAAGCGCGCCTGGTTGCCGGAAACCGTGCTGTTGTAGATGAAGGTGTTCGAGGTCGAGGCGATACCGCCCCCGCCGCCGGAGAAGCCCGAGGTCGAGCTGTTGCCGTTGATGGTGCTGAAGGCCACATCGACGCGGGTGTTGGCGTCGCCGCCAAAGGACAGGCCGCCACCATCGCTGGCCGCGGTGTTGCCGCTGATGACCGAATCGATCACCACCGTGGGCCCGTTCGCGCGCAGGCCACCACCCGACAACTGCGTGCTGTTGTTGCTGAGCTCCACCCGCTGCACGGCCAGATGCTCGTTGCCCGGTGTGGCACCGGAACTGGCGTTGATACCGCCGCCAAACGTGAAGCCGGCGACACCGTTGCGCACCGACAGATCCTTGAAGGCATAGGTGTGCCCGAGGGTATTGCCCGGATCCAGATCAAAGACCCGCTCGGCGCCATTGCCGAACACGCGCGTGCTGTCACGACCGGCGCCGTAGACGGCCATGCCGGTGGTCAGATCGAGGTCGCCATTGACGTTGCCATTGTCGTTGCCGGTGCGGGTCAGTGCATAGTCGCCCGCCGGAATGACCACGGCACCGGGTGCGGCATTGGCGGCGCTGATCGCCTCGCGCAGCGAGCAGTCGGCATCACATTGGCCGTCCAGCGTATCCGCCGTCTTGGTGACCGTGTAGACGGGCGCCGAGCGGATGTTGAAGCTGAGGCTCGCAGGATTGGGGTTCTGGGCCGGACGTGCGACCACGATCGAGTAGTCGACGTTGCCTTCCAGGCGCACGCCGGCCAGTGCCGCAGCAAAACCGCTGGCACCGTCGTCGTTGCAGGCACCCACCACCGGCCGGAAGTTGCCAGGCGTGCCCGTGTAGATGGCGACGATATCGTCATAGCCGAGCGCGCTCAGGTTGACGTGGAAATTCTGCCCCGGGCTCGCGAAATTCAATCCGTACCAGACCGTGTTGCCGCGTTGCTGGGTGTCGCCGTTCTTGCAGGCGAGGATAGGATCGGTGCCCTCGGTCGTGGCCAGCGCAATGTCCGGCTGGCTGTCGCTGAATCCGCCCGGCAGCTGCAGCGTGGCGGGATTGATCTGGATCCGATTGGCCCAGTCGTCGTTGGACGGGACGCTTCCAGCCATGGCCAGTGTCGGCATCAGGGCGACCAGACCCACGACCAGACACCGCATTGATCGATGACTCATCATCGATGGCTCCTGCTCACTTTCGGGGTGCGCAGTCTCGCCTAAAGATTGTCCGGACAAAAGTACCACTGATCGGATTGACCGGACAATTGCACGCGTTCGGGGAGAATCAGACGTCACCCTCGGCAGGCCAGCCCTCGCCCGAGCCTTTCTGGAACACCCGATCATCCGGCTGCACGCTGCCAGCGGGGAAAGCCGCGGCGCCCTTGAGATCGTAGTAGATCGGTCCGAAATCGGGATCCACGGTGGCCCGGAACAGCTGCTCGAAGCTGTCGATGACGAAATAGGTCTTCTGGAAGGTGTCGATGCGATAGCGTGTGCGCATGACCCGCTTGAGTTCGAAACCGATGCGGTTGGGGGCCGCGCTTTCCAGACTGTACAGGCTTTCGCTCTTGCTGGATGCGATGCCCGAACCGTAGATGCGCAAGCCCGCCGGGGTGTTGATCAGGCCGAACTCCACGGTGTACCAGTACAGCCGGGTCAGCTCCGTCAGCGGCTCGTCGCCGTAGCGCGCGGCCTTGAGGCCGCCCTCGCCGTAGGCCTGCATGTAGTCGGCAAATACCGGCAGCAGCAGCAGCGGCACATGGCCAAAGAGGTCGTGGAACAGATCCGGCTCGCTGATGTAGTCGATCTGTTCCGGCTTGCGTATCCACCAGGTGACCGGGAAGCGGCGATTGGCCAGGTGTTCGAAGAAGGCCACCTCCGGCAGCAGACCCTCGACCGCGATCAGCTGCCAGCCGGTTCGTTCCTTGAGAATGGGATTGAGATCGGCGAAGCGTGGAATCGCATGCGCGTTCATGCCCAACTGGCGCAGACCGTCAAAGAACTCGTCGCAGGCGCGGCCCGGCAACAGCGCGATCTGGCGTTCGAACAGCGTCGCCCAGGTCTGATGCTCGGCCTCGGTGTAGTCATCCCAGGGCTGCTCGACGACAGTGGTCGTGTAGACCGGCACGTAGCCCTTGTCGGTCAGCTGACTCTCGACCCGGCGTGGTTGCTCCATGACATCCCTCCCGATGCTGGCTTCAGCCTTCTAGCTTAGCGCGAAGCGTTCGCAGCGCGTGTGCGTTTCTTGCGCCGCTGATGGCTGTTGGCGCAATCTAGGTGCGTATATGTGCCCTCTGGAGCAAGAATGCATCATGGCTGAACTCGATCGTGTCGATCGTTTGCTGCTGGATCTGCTCCAGCGCGATGCCCGGCGCACCAATGTGCAACTGGCCGAGGCGCTATCGCTGTCGCCCTCTGCCTGCCTCCGACGGGTGCAGCGGCTGGAGCGTGCCGGCGTCATCCGCGGCTATCGCGCAGTGCTCGATCCAGCCGCACTCGGTCGCGGCCTCAGCGCCTTCGTGCGGGTGCAACTGGAGCGCCACGACGCCGAACACGTGCAGCGTTTCACCGAGCTGGTCGGCAGCTGGGACGCGGTGCTGGACGCGCACTGCTGGCCTGGACTATCACTGCACGGCGGCGGTCACCGACCTCGCCCATCTCAACGCATCATGGGCGGTCACCGATCTCGCCCATTTCAACGATTTCATCATGGGCGAGCGCGAGTTGTAGACGGGGCACGGGGGGCACGGTGGTGCACGGGGCACAGGGGGGCGCGGGACATCAACAGCAGTTTCGTCTTTGGCCCTTTGTGGGTCCAGACTTGCGAGGCGCTTTGCTTGCTGCTGGAAAAGCGTCCAGACGTCTGGACGTACAACAACCCAAGCCCGCTCCCCGTGCCCCGTGCCCCTTTCGCCCTGCACTCCATTCCGCGCGACAATGGCGGCCAACCCGCAACCAGGAGCCACTCCATGCATGTCCTGATCACCGGCGCCAATCGCGGCCTGGGATTGGAGTTCACCCGACAACTGCTGGCGCGCGGCGATCGCGTGGTAGCCACTGCCCGGCATCCGGCGCGCTGCGCCGAGCTCAACCATCTGTGCGGCGACTATCCCGGGCATCTGCACGTGTTGCCGCTGGACGTCGGCAACCCGCACTCCATCGCCGAACTGGCGCGCGAACTGGTGCTGGTCACACCCTCACTGGATCTGGTGATCGCCAATGCCGGGGTCAACATCAGCGGGGAGCACTTCGGTCAGCTCAAGGCCGAGGATCTGGAACGCAGTTTCGCGGTCAACGCGGTGGGTCCGGTGCTGCTGGCGCAGGCGCTGACCGAGGCGCTGGCGGCCGGCAAGCAGCCGCGGATGGTCTACATCAGCTCGGTGCTGGGTTCGATCTCTGCGCGGGACAGCTTCTACGTGCCGAGCTATTGCATCAGCAAGGCCGCCCTGAACATGGCCATGCGCCAGTTGTCTTATCCATTGGGCGAACGTGGCATCTGCAGCGTGGCGGTACATCCGGGCTGGGTGCAGACCGATATGGGCGGCGCCAAGGCGCCGCTGACGCCGGAACAATCCGTGCGTGATGTGCTTGGCCTGATTGACGGTCTCACGCAGGACGACAACGGGCGCTTCTTCAGCCACGAGGGCAAAGAGCTGGCCTGGTAGCGCCTGCGTCAAGAAGGGCGGGCGGGCAGCTGTTGCGCTGTCCCGACCCGCCATTCCCGCCGACGCCGACCGTCTGGATGACCGTCGGCGAGGCGCTGCTCAGTACACATCCTTGACCGTGTTGTGGACATTGAACTTGCCGGTGGGCGTGATCATCGTCGGACCCTTGATGACCTTCTTCAGTTTCAGAGTCTGATCATCGATGACCACGATGGCGCTTCTTCCTTGGCGCCGCTCCAGACCGAGAACCAGACTTCGTCGCCCGCAGCGTTGTATTCGGGCTGCACCACACGCTTTGGGACCTGGGCCGAGCTTGGCCCATTCGGCGATCGGCAGCACCTTGTAGCCCGCACCCAGCTTCTGGGTGTCGAAGACCGCCACGGTCTGACTGATTTTCGGATCCGGGTTCAGAGGCGTATCGACGTACAGGTGCTGGCTCTTCGGTGTGCGTCTTCACGAACAGCGAGCCACCGCCCTGACCCTTCAGTACCTGCACCGCCTTCCAGGCTTGCTGCGGGTGCTGCTCCGGATCGGTGCCGACCAGGGTGATCGCCTCGCTGCCGAGGGCGCTGGTCACCCATACCGGACCAAACTCCGGATGGATGAAGTTGGCGCCACGACCGGGATGCGGAATCTTCTCGGCATCGACCAGGTTCACCATCTTGCGCTCGCGCGAATCGACCACGGCAATCTTGTTGGATTGGTTGGCCGCCGTCAGGAAGTAGCGATGGGTGGAATCCCAGCCGCCGTCATGCAGGAAGCGAGCGGCGTTGAGCGTGGTGATCTGCAGGTTCTCGATGTCCGAGTAATTGACCAGCAGGATGCGCCCGGTTTCCTTGACGTTGACGATGAACTCGGGGTGTTCGTGACTGGCGACGATGGCGGCCACGCGCGGTTCCGGGTGGTATTCCTGGGTGTCCACAGTCATGCCGCGTGTGGAGACGATCTTGAAGGGTTCCAGGGTCGGTCCGTCCATGATGACGAACTGCGGCGGCCAGTAGCGCCGGCAATCGCGTATCTGTCCTCATAGCCCTTGAACTTGCTGGTCTCCACCGAGCGCGCTTCCAGGCCGATCTTGATTTCGGCGACGATGGCCGGCGGATTCATCCACAGATCGATCAGGTCGATCTTGGCATCGCGACCGATGGTGTAGATGTAGCGCGAGGAGTCGGACATGCGCGAGATATGCACCGCGTAGCCGGTTTTCAGCGTGTTGACGATCTCCTTGGTGTCGCCGTCGATCAACGCCACTTCACCGGCGTCACGCAGGGTCACGGCGAAGAAATTGTCGGTGTTGCGCTGGTGCATCTTCTGGGTGGGGCGCTGGAGACCGGCACCAATACCTTCCAGGTGTCCTTCATTTCCTTCATGCCGAATTCCGGCGGTGTGGGCGGATCGTGCTGGAGGAAGCGGGCCATGATGTTGACCTCTTCCTTGCTCAGCTCGCCCGAGGTGCCCCAGTTGGGCATACCGGCCGGCGAACCGAAGTTGATCAGCGCCTCCAGATATTGCGTGCCCTTGGCCCGGGTGATGTCGGGCGTCAGCGGCTTGCCGGTGGCGCCCTTGCGCAATACACCATGACAGCCGGCGCAGCGCTGGAAGAAGATTTCGGTGGCGCGGGCAAATTCAGGTTTGCTGATCGGTGGCGCGTCGGGGTTGAGCACCATCTCGATGCCTTCGGTAGGCACCGCCGAGGCGGTGGCCTGATACTTCATTCTCGCCTTCCTTGGTGCCGGGATGGCGCGAGCCCTGCGCGGGATCGGTTGACACCGCAAGGGTCTTGCGCGCCGCTGTCACGTCGGCGCTTGATATGACGTGGCCCGGATTGCCCCAGCTGGCATAGACGTAGGTGACGATGTTGGCGATATCGGCATCAGCCAGATGACTCATGGCTGGCATCACGTTGTTGTACTCGACGCCATTGACCACCAGCTTGCCGGTGATGCCCTGCAGGATCGAGGACAGCACCTTGGTCTGGTCGTTGTTCTTCAGGAAATCGGAGCCGGCCAGCGGCGGAAAGGCCCCGGGCAGGCCGACGCCGGTGGGCTGGTGGCAGGCGGCACAATTGGCGAGAAAGGCCGCCTCACCGGCCTGGTTGCCTTGTTTGGGCAAACGCTCATTGACCACATCATTGGCCAGTGCTGCGCCACCCAGGGCCAGCGCCAGCAATACAAAAAGGGGTTTGCGCATCAACATGACCGGAACCTCCAAGGAACGCCCGACAACCGTTGCGGGCTTGAGGGCACGATCCGCCCAATGGCCGCGGCCGCTCAATGACGCAGGTCAAGCCGGCGGGCGTTGATGCACGCCCGGTGGGCTCTGCCCGGCCCCGGACCCGGCGCTGCCAGCTGCAGCCCATCGCGGGCGATCCCATTTGCAAGTTCCAGGGCCGGCGCGCCAGACTTGGATGATTCTGGTAGCGGAGATCGCAATGACCTTCCTGTCCGCGCCTCGACCGCAAGCGGACGCCGAGCTGGCCGAAGTCCTGTGCCAGCGATCTGCGCGACGCCTTCGCTGACTACAACGCCCGCTTCCGCGCCATCTCCCAGCGCGCCAAGCGCCGCTTTGAGCGCCGCGAGTGGACGGCCGCTCGACTCGACGCCATCGAGCGCATCGAGCTCTACGATGTCTGCGTGGCCGAGACCTCGCGGCGCCTGGAAGCCGAGCTCGGCGAGCGCGTCGGTGACAAGGGCTTGTGGTCACGCGTGCGCGATCGCTACGCCGAGCTGATCTCGCCGCTGCTGGATCAGGAGCTCAACAAGACCTTCTTCAACACCCTGACCCGGCGCTTTTTCAAGACCCGCGGCGTTGACCCGTCCAGCGAATTCGTGGCGCTCGACATCGAACCCACCGACCGGCTCACCCACCCGGTGCCGCGCCTGAACTACAGCGCTACGCGTTCGCCCGAGGAGCTGTTCCAGCGCCTGCTGGAAGATTTCCATTTCGACGTGCCCTTCGCCGATATCGGTACCTCGGCCCAGCGGATTTCGACATCGGTGGCCGAACAGCTGCCACGTTGGGACGGGACGCCCATGGTGCGGGCCGTGGAGATGCTGGAAACCGTGTTCTACCGCGAGCGCCGCGCCTATCTGGTAGGTCGCATCTTCGGCGAGCGCGAGTTCGCGCCGCTGGTCATCGCGCTGGTGCACGAGGACGCCGGGCTTCGCGCAGATGCGGTGATGGTGCAGCGCGACGATGTCTCGGCGCTGTTCGGCGTGACCCGGAGCTATTTCCAGGCCGATCTGGAGACCGTGGGCGATGCCGTGGTGTTCCTGCGCACGCTGCTGCCGAAGAAGCCGGTCAACGAGATCTACACGGTGCTCGGGCGTGCCAAGCAGGGCAAGACCGAACGCTACCGGCATTTCTATCGGCACTTCGAAGCCAGTGACGAGGCGCTGACCCTGGCCGAGGGCGAGAAGGGTCTGGTCATGGCGGTGTTCACGCTGCCGAGCTATCCGCTGGTGTTCAAGATCATCCGTGACCGTTTTGCGCCATCCAAGCTGATGACCCGTCAGGATGTCATCGACAAGTACCAGCTGGTGTTCAAGCACGACCGCGCCGGGCGCTTGATCGATGCTCAGGAATTCCGCTTCCTGCGCTTCCCGCGCCGGCGTTTTTCCCCAGAGCTGCTGGAGGAACTGCTGGACAGCTGTCGCAGCAGCGTGATCGAGGACGGCGAAGATCTGATCCTGACCCATATGTATGTGGAGCGCCGGCTGCGACCGCTGAACCTGTTCCTCAAGGAATCGCCGCCGGAACTGGTGGAGCGCGCCGTCATCGACTACGGCCTGGCGATCAAGGATCTGGCCGCCAGCAACATCTTCCCAGGCGATCTGCTGCTGAAGAACTTTGGCGTCACCCGCCATGGCCGGGTGATCTTCTACGACTACGACGAGCTCTGCCTGGTCACCGAGTGCCGATTCCGCGAATTGCCCGCCGCCCGCGACGATGACGAGGAAATGCACCACGGTGCCTGGTATTTCGTCGGCGACGATGATGTGTTTCCAGAGCAGTTCACCGAATTCCTCGGCCTGCCCAGGCGTTTCCGCGAAGTCCTGATCGCTCGCCACGGCGAGATCTTCACCGTGCCCTGGTGGCATGGCGTGCAGGACAAGCTCAACGCCGGACACTTCTTCGATATCTCGCCGTATCGGGAGGAAGTGCGGCTGGGGTAGGTGCAGGTTGTCGGTTGTCGGTTGTCGGTTGTGGGTTGTGAGTTGTGAGTTGCGGCGATGATCAATCCAGGTTGGGACCCTGGAGGCGTTTCCGCCTTGCCTGTGGGAGCGGACTCTGTCCGCGATCACCGCCTTGAACGCGAACTGCGTTGGGCCTTGGCCGATGCCGATCGCGGACAGAGTCCGCTCCCACAACCAGCAACCAGCAACCGACAACCGACAACCGACAACCATGCTCCTCCCCTGCTAGCCTTCGCGCCCTGATCCTGCTTGCCGGTAGCCGCATGTCCTTCGATCGCCAACGCGTCCGTGCTGCCTTCTCTCGTGCCGCCCGTGGCTACGAGCAGACGGCGGTGTTGCAGCAGCGGGTCGGCGATCTGCTGCTGGAACGTCTGGCGCTGCTGGAAGCGCCGCCCCAGCGGGTGCTGGACGTGGGCGCTGGCACCGGACGACTGACGGCGCAGCTCAAGAAACGCCTGCCCAGGTCCGAAGTCATTGCGCTCGATCTGGCCATGGGCATGCTGCGACAGGCCAAACGCAATGCCGGTTGGTGGCGACCCTTCCGGCGGGTGGCCGGAGATGCCCAGGCCCTGCCCTTTGCCGATGGCTCGATGGACCTGCTGATCTCGAATCTCTGCCTTCAGTGGTGCCCGGACCTGGCTGCGGTCTGGCATGAGTTCCGGCGGGTGCTGAAGCCGGGTGGCTGGCTGCTGTTCACCAGCTTCGGCCCGGATACGCTGAAGGAGCTGCGGTCGGCCTGGCATGCGGCCGATGAGCGTCCGCATGTGCATGTGTTTCTGGATATGCACGATGTCGGCGACGGCGTTCTGGCGCAGGGTTTCGTCAATCCCATGTTCGATACCGAGCGCTACACGCTGGAGTACACCGAGGTGAACGAGGTGATGCGCGAACTCAAGGCCATCGGCGCCGGCAACGCGCTCAGTGGCGCGCCCGTGGGCTGACCGGCAAGAGCGCCTACGCTCGAATGCTCGCCGCCTACGAGGGGCAACGGCGCGAGGCCGGATACCGGCCAGTTATGAAGTGATCTTTGGTCAGGCCCGCGCACCCGAAGCCGGCGCGCCGCTGCGCGGGCCGAAGGGCGATGTCGCCAGTTTCAGCGTGGAGGCGATGCGGGCCAAGTTGCGCAGGGGCGGCGGCTGGCGGCTGGCGCTGGCGATTGGCGATTGGGCGCTTCGATTGCGGCGTGATGGTGAGTCATTGCAAGCCACCTGTATCGGCCCAACACTGCGCACGGGCCATGAACCCGGTGTCGTAGGTCATGTTGTCCGCGTCAGCGGACTACGTGACATCGATTTGCGTCACGTAGCTCGCTACGCGAGCAACGTGACCTACAACAGCAAATCAACAATTTGCGATATGGGTTCATGGAGAGGAACGCAGTGACGAAGCAATCCAGCGCTTCTTGCGGTGGGCTTCTGAATTGCTTCGATGCGCTCTCCGTGAACCCACAGCGCAAGGAATTGATCTGGCATCAGCATGCGTGCAACGTCTAAGTTGTTCACCTGTAGGAGCGCCCCCTTGCGGCGCGACCGCTGATGCGGTCATGCGGCTACCCGGTCGCGACGCGAGGTCGCTCCTACAGGCAAGCTCGTGGTTCATGGCTTTTGGGCAATGTCGGGACTACACACGCGGCTCGCCACCACGCCGTTTCAACGCTTGCCCCGCCGACCGCAAGTGCGCGCCAGCTGCCAGTTGCCAGTCGCCAGTCGCCAGTCGCCAGTCGCCAGTCGCCAGTCGCTAGTCGCTAGTCGCTAGTTGCTAGTTGCTAGTTGCCAGTTGCCAGTCGCTAATTGACTGACTCGTCGTGGTCGAACATCAGGTTTTCCAGCCAGGAATAGGCGGCTTCCTGATCGGGCTGGTTGAACAGCACCATCAGGATCACCCATTTCAATTCCTCGACATCGACCTCGCCCACGTCCAGGGGGCGATGACCCGATCGAGCACCAGCTCCCGCTGCGCCGGCGAGAGGACGCCTTGCTGTTCCAGAAACATCAGGAAGCCCTGCGCCTCGGGATCGAGTTTTCGCGCTCCTGCGGGGCGAGTACGCGAATCGGGCCGCCGGCATCCAGGGTTTGCGGCTCGCGCGCGGGCCTGAGCTCGGCGAGTTCGTCGAGCCAGTCAAAGGCCTTGCGGATTTCCTGGGGTGAAACCGACTTCGAGCAGCGAACTTTGGAGTGAATCGCGGTCCTGATCGGATTCAGGCTCGTCGATCATGAGGTTTTCGAACAGATAGAGCAGTACGTCGAGTATGTTCTCTTTCATTCATCCTCATCCGGCGCAGCGGCTGTAGGTGCCGCCGGGATTGGCTACGACTTCCCCCTCCAACTCCATGCGCAGCAGCATGCTGGAAAGCACCGGGACGGTCAATCCAGTGCGCTCGACCAGGGCATCCAGCGCCACCGGGTCATGTCCCAGCGCCTTGCGCAGTGCCTGATAGTCCGCATCGTCCAGGTTTGGTGCCGGCCTTCCCGAGGATTCGCTCGGGGCTGCCCTGACCTCGAGTGGCCCCAGCGTGTCGGCCCATTCCCGCACCAGCGGCTGCAGTTCGTCGATGACTTCCTGGGCGGTTTCCACCAGCTTGACGCCGTCACGGATCAACTGATGACAGCCCTTGGCCAAGGGATTGTGGATCGATCCGGGGATGGCGAAGACTTCCCGGCCCTGCTCGGCGGCCACTCGCGCCGTGATCAGCGAGCCACTGCCCAGGCTGGCCTCCACCACCAGCGTGCCCAGGGACAAACCGCTGATGACCCGGTTGCGACGCGGGAAGTTCTCCTTGCGCGCCGGCGTGCGCGGCGGAAATTCGGTGACCAGCGCGCCGTGCAGGGCGATCGCCCGCGCCAGATCGGCGTTGCGGGCCGGGTAGATGCGGTCCAGGCCCGTGCCGAGCACGGCCACGGTGGTGCCGCCAGCATCGATGGCGCCCTGATGCGCGGCGGCGTCGATCCCGGCCGCGAGGCCACTGACCACGGCAAAGCCACGGCTGACAAAGGTGGCGGCAAAATCGCGCGCAGTGGCCAAACCACCGGCGGTGCCTTGACGGCTGCCGACAATTGCCAGTTGCGGCGTCCACAGGGCGTCGGCGTCGCCGCGCACGAACAGCAGGAAAGGAGCGCCGGCAAGCCTTTGCAAGAGCGGCGGATAACGCGGATCGCGAATGCTGAGCACGCAGGCGCCCGTGTCATTCAGCCATTGCTGATCAAGCTGGGCATCAGTGCGGGCGCGGTCGATGGCCGCCGCGCCCAAAGCAGCCGAAGCCACGCGCTCGACCGCCAGCCGGATATCGCCGCCCGCACTCTCCAGCGCTCGCAGACTGCCGACACTGCCGCAGCCATAGGCCCTGTAGAGCGTCAGCCAATAGAGTTGGGAATCGTCCAAGCCGGGTCGGGTCACAGAAGCAGCGCCCATTCTCGCATTGTCGCGGGTACCGGTGGCGCCAGAAACGACAACGACCGCCGCAGCGGTCGTTGTCAGTCGGAACGAGTGAACCTCAGAGCTCGGTCGGTTCCTTCAGGACGGCACCCAGGTTCACCGGCCGCACGCCGTTCATCACCAGACCGTAGCTGATGCGGTCGAAGGTGCGGAAGATCATGACGTGACCGACAAACTCGTCGGGCAGCGTGACCTTCTTGTCGCGCGGGTTGAAGAACTCGCGCAGCGTGCCCTTCGGATAGCTGGTCTCGTCCTGCACGGTTTCACCGGGCTGGTAGATCGAATAGACCTCACCGACCTCCACACCCTCGCGGGCGCCTGCCGAGATCGCCAGTACATCGGATGGACCGGCATGATCGTAGTCGCCGCTGATGCCGATGACCCGCGCATCGGCCGGCACCGACGCCGGGGCATGCGGATAGAAGTTCATCGGCAAGGGCGATTCTTCCACCGGCAGCAGGAGATCTCCGCGGCGGATTTCCCTGTCGCCGTAGGTCACGTACAGCGTGGCCGGATCACCGACGCGGGTGACCGTGGCGTTGCCGACTTCCTCGACCTCATAGCCGAGCACGTCTTCGCCACGATTGGCAATCCACTCGCGCCAGTTGCTGCGGTACTGATCGGCTGCTTCCCAGGTGTTGGTCTTCGACCGGCGCTTGTCCTTCTGCCACAGCCAGCCGTCCGGTACGCTGCGGTACACCAGGGTGGGCCGGGCGATGATGTACTGCTGACCCGTCTCCAGGCCGTCATTGAATCGACGCCCGTAGACCAGTTGCTGATCGGTGGTGAGGATATGGGCTTCTTCGTTGGCGACGATGTACGGCGCGTTCTCGTAGTCCTCCTGACTCAGCACCCGGGGGCGTGAGAGGAAACTGCGAATCGAAGACAGCGGCAGCGGCGGAATGGCTTGCGCGTCGTCAACTTCGCGCATCCTCGGCCCGATGTCTGGCGCAGGCTCACCCGGAGGCGCGCCATTGACCATCAGCCGTGGCTGACCGTCGATATAGACCAGACTGATCACATCACCCGGGTAGATCAGGTGTGGATTGTCGATCTGTGGATTGGCTTGCCAGATCTCCGGCCAGTACCACGGACTCTTCAGAAAGCGTCCGGAGATGTCCCACAGCGTATCGCCCTTCTTCACGACATAAGTGT
This genomic interval carries:
- a CDS encoding CSLREA domain-containing protein, whose translation is MSHRSMRCLVVGLVALMPTLAMAGSVPSNDDWANRIQINPATLQLPGGFSDSQPDIALATTEGTDPILACKNGDTQQRGNTVWYGLNFASPGQNFHVNLSALGYDDIVAIYTGTPGNFRPVVGACNDDGASGFAAALAGVRLEGNVDYSIVVARPAQNPNPASLSFNIRSAPVYTVTKTADTLDGQCDADCSLREAISAANAAPGAVVIPAGDYALTRTGNDNGNVNGDLDLTTGMAVYGAGRDSTRVFGNGAERVFDLDPGNTLGHTYAFKDLSVRNGVAGFTFGGGINASSGATPGNEHLAVQRVELSNNSTQLSGGGLRANGPTVVIDSVISGNTAASDGGGLSFGGDANTRVDVAFSTINGNSSTSGFSGGGGGIASTSNTFIYNSTVSGNQARFNGGGVLSTTASGRINLINVTLADNRADSDGNAAGVGGGLRMEGNFGLVQNSAFAGNLVGNGSTVDDCSNSASLTNINLASNHLEAPSSSCGFSSGSGDVLGVPAGLAALADNGGGTRTHLPQAGSPLIDSGSDLLCLGSDQRGIARPQDGDNSGTAQCDKGAVEVELSIPDSVFANGFE
- a CDS encoding phenylalanine 4-monooxygenase, producing the protein MEQPRRVESQLTDKGYVPVYTTTVVEQPWDDYTEAEHQTWATLFERQIALLPGRACDEFFDGLRQLGMNAHAIPRFADLNPILKERTGWQLIAVEGLLPEVAFFEHLANRRFPVTWWIRKPEQIDYISEPDLFHDLFGHVPLLLLPVFADYMQAYGEGGLKAARYGDEPLTELTRLYWYTVEFGLINTPAGLRIYGSGIASSKSESLYSLESAAPNRIGFELKRVMRTRYRIDTFQKTYFVIDSFEQLFRATVDPDFGPIYYDLKGAAAFPAGSVQPDDRVFQKGSGEGWPAEGDV
- a CDS encoding SDR family NAD(P)-dependent oxidoreductase, whose amino-acid sequence is MAELDRVDRLLLDLLQRDARRTNVQLAEALSLSPSACLRRVQRLERAGVIRGYRAVLDPAALGRGLSAFVRVQLERHDAEHVQRFTELVGSWDAVLDAHCWPGLSLHGGGHRPRPSQRIMGGHRSRPFQRFHHGRARVVDGARGARWCTGHRGARDINSSFVFGPLWVQTCEALCLLLEKRPDVWTYNNPSPLPVPRAPFALHSIPRDNGGQPATRSHSMHVLITGANRGLGLEFTRQLLARGDRVVATARHPARCAELNHLCGDYPGHLHVLPLDVGNPHSIAELARELVLVTPSLDLVIANAGVNISGEHFGQLKAEDLERSFAVNAVGPVLLAQALTEALAAGKQPRMVYISSVLGSISARDSFYVPSYCISKAALNMAMRQLSYPLGERGICSVAVHPGWVQTDMGGAKAPLTPEQSVRDVLGLIDGLTQDDNGRFFSHEGKELAW
- a CDS encoding cytochrome c, yielding MLMRKPLFVLLALALGGAALANDVVNERLPKQGNQAGEAAFLANCAACHQPTGVGLPGAFPPLAGSDFLKNNDQTKVLSSILQGITGKLVVNGVEYNNVMPAMSHLADADIANIVTYVYASWGNPGHVISSADVTAARKTLAVSTDPAQGSRHPGTKEGENEVSGHRLGGAYRRHRDGAQPRRATDQQT
- the aceK gene encoding bifunctional isocitrate dehydrogenase kinase/phosphatase, producing the protein MRDAFADYNARFRAISQRAKRRFERREWTAARLDAIERIELYDVCVAETSRRLEAELGERVGDKGLWSRVRDRYAELISPLLDQELNKTFFNTLTRRFFKTRGVDPSSEFVALDIEPTDRLTHPVPRLNYSATRSPEELFQRLLEDFHFDVPFADIGTSAQRISTSVAEQLPRWDGTPMVRAVEMLETVFYRERRAYLVGRIFGEREFAPLVIALVHEDAGLRADAVMVQRDDVSALFGVTRSYFQADLETVGDAVVFLRTLLPKKPVNEIYTVLGRAKQGKTERYRHFYRHFEASDEALTLAEGEKGLVMAVFTLPSYPLVFKIIRDRFAPSKLMTRQDVIDKYQLVFKHDRAGRLIDAQEFRFLRFPRRRFSPELLEELLDSCRSSVIEDGEDLILTHMYVERRLRPLNLFLKESPPELVERAVIDYGLAIKDLAASNIFPGDLLLKNFGVTRHGRVIFYDYDELCLVTECRFRELPAARDDDEEMHHGAWYFVGDDDVFPEQFTEFLGLPRRFREVLIARHGEIFTVPWWHGVQDKLNAGHFFDISPYREEVRLG
- the dprA gene encoding DNA-protecting protein DprA, with protein sequence MGAASVTRPGLDDSQLYWLTLYRAYGCGSVGSLRALESAGGDIRLAVERVASAALGAAAIDRARTDAQLDQQWLNDTGACVLSIRDPRYPPLLQRLAGAPFLLFVRGDADALWTPQLAIVGSRQGTAGGLATARDFAATFVSRGFAVVSGLAAGIDAAAHQGAIDAGGTTVAVLGTGLDRIYPARNADLARAIALHGALVTEFPPRTPARKENFPRRNRVISGLSLGTLVVEASLGSGSLITARVAAEQGREVFAIPGSIHNPLAKGCHQLIRDGVKLVETAQEVIDELQPLVREWADTLGPLEVRAAPSESSGRPAPNLDDADYQALRKALGHDPVALDALVERTGLTVPVLSSMLLRMELEGEVVANPGGTYSRCAG